The Corynebacterium halotolerans YIM 70093 = DSM 44683 region GACCTCGTCGGACGGGCCGTCGTGACGGCGCTGCACCGAGATCTCCTCCGGGATGATCCGCTGCACGTAGAGCACGCAGGCGAAACCGAGGGCGAGGATGGAGATACCCGAGGTCAGACCCAGCAGCGGGGTGTAGAGGGTGAACATCCCCAGGTTCTCGTCGCCGTGGCCCTGGTACTGCCAGGGCCAGAACAGGTAGACGCCGAGGAAGGCGATGGCGGCGACAATTCCGATGACCAGCCAGATGCTGATGCCGCGGGCGGCACGCTTCTCGGCCGGGTCATTCGGGACCGGGAAGCGCTCCTTGCGGTAGGCGACCGTCACTTCGTCGAGCTCGGTGCCCAGACGCGCGAGGTCGTCGTTGCTCATCGAGTTGAGTTCTTGAGCGGTGTAGTTCTTCTTCACTTCGTTACTCATGAGCGCGATCCAATCCACATAGCTGCACCGGCGAGCACGGTGATGCCGACGATCCAGATGAACATGCCTTCAGCGACCGGGCCCAGTCCGCCGAGGGACCAGCCGCCCGGGCTCGGGGTCTCACCGGCGCTCTTGATGAAGGCGATGATGTCCTTCTTCTCTTCAGCGGAGAGCTGGCGGTCGGCGAACTTCGGCATGTTCTGCGGGCCGGTGAGCATCGCCTGGTAGATCTCCTGCTCATTGGCGGGATCCAGCGGCGGGGCGTACTTACCGGAGGACAGTGAGCCGCCCTGGCCGGTGAAGTTGTGGCAGGAGGCGCAGTTCATGCGGAACAGCTCGGAGCCGCGGGCGACGTCCTCGGGCTGGATCTGGCCGTTGTAGTTGGAGCCGCGGAGCGACTCCATGGCGATGGTGCCGTCCTCGTTGTAGACGAGCTCGGGGCCACCGCCGTTGGCGGCGACGTAGGCCGCGAGGGCCAGGGCCTGCGCCTCGGTGTAGCGCGGGGTCTTGCGCTCGGCCTGGGCGTCGTTCGACATCATCGGCATGCGGCCGGAGTGAACCTGGAAGTAGACGCTGCCCTCGCCCACGCCGATCAGGGACGGGCCACGGTCGGGCACGCCCTGCAGGTTGGCGCCGTGGCAGGTGATGCAGGCGACGTCGTAGAGGTCCTTGCCCTCCTGGATCACGGCCTGGTCGTCCCGCTGCGCGGTGGCGACCTGGGCGTCCGGGGTCAGGGCGGTGGCCAGGACACCGGCGCCGGTGAGGCCCAGAGTCAATGCCAGGGCGCCGGCGCCGGTCCGACGCAGCTTGCGCCGGTTCCGGGCCTTCTTGGCCGAAGCTGTCGACTTCTCGGACTGCTCGGCGTTGTTCGAATTGGTTTCCATCATTTTCCTTTTAGAAAACTCGTGAACGGAAAGTGAAGGGCTGTAGGCCGAGGGATCTCGGCGGACTACGGCCTACTGAATGAGGTAGATGACGATGAAGACGCCGATCCAGATGACGTCGACGAAGTGCCAGTAGTAGGAGGTCACCATGGCGGCGGTGGCCTGCGCCGGCGTGAACTTCGCCTTGGTGATGCGGAGCAGCACCACGATGAACGCGATGATGCCGGCGGTCACGTGCGCCATGTGGAAGCCCGTGATGATGTAGAACACGGAGCCGAACACACTCGACTGGATGGTCACACCGTGGGAGATCATCTCGTAGTACTCGAAGGCCACGAGACCGAGGAAGATCACACCGAGGGCGACGGTGACCCCGAGCCAGCGCCTCAGCTTGAAAACATCACCCCTTTCAGCCGCGAAAACGCCGAACTGCGAGGTAACGGAGGAGGTGATCAGAATCGCGGTGATGATTGCCCCGTACACCACGTTGAGATGGGCCGTCTGCTCCGACCAGTCACCTGCCTGACCGTTGGCACGCGACGTGAAGTACATCGCGAACAGTCCGGCGAAGAACATCAATTCCTGAGACAGGAACACGATCGTGCCGACACTGACCATGTTGGGGCGGTTCAGTGCGTCGACACGCGGTGTTGCTGTCGTTGCTTGGTTTGAAACTGCGCTCGTCACGTAGAACAGTATGGCTGTTCCGGGGCGAGAAGTCACTTCATCTCCCCCCGCTCTCGGGAGCAAAAGAGAGAGTCAACCTGCGGTTTTGGCCCCGCTCCGCGGTTTCTGAAAAATTTCGCCACCCCCGGGAACTTTTCGACCCCGGCATCCGACGCAGCGTTCCCGCAGGTCACCTCTCCCGATTCGGCCACCACACCCCGGGCGGCGACTGATTGTCGATATCCTACCCCACGACACGCCGGACAGCATCGAATCGACTCACCGCGCCCCGGAGATACAAATCACACCGGGTCGGGCCGTTTTGCCTCGACTTCATACTTTCGAATGACCCCTGCTTCCAGCACTTTCCCGTTCGGGTTGCGGGAAGGGGCGAAAGCCCCGGTGCAGCCGGGCCGCGCCCCACTCCCCGCATGGGCCGGTCGTGGCTCCCGGGCGCCGTGCCCTTCTCCCCCACCACGCGGGTGCGGGATCCACAAAACGGCGCCCGCGGTGAACGCGGACGCCGTGAGCTCGTGTGGCGTGTGCTTCTCAGGCGGCGAAGACTAGTGCTTCTCCCTCGGCATGCCGTACTGCAGATTGAGCATGGTGCAGGCCCAGATGAGGAGCGCGGCGCCGAGAGCGATCATCCAGTAGTGCCAGAAGGCGATGCCGTAGGCGAGAACCAGGATGCTCGCGGACATGACCACCGGCCAGATGGAGCCCGGGGAGAAGAAGCCGAGGATGCCGGCCTTGTCCTCCACCTCGGCCTCCTCCCAGTCCTCCGGGAGCACGTCGGCGCGGCGCTCGGTGATGTTGAGGTAGACGGCGAGCATCATCGCCAGCCCGAAAGAGAGGACCAGGGCGGTGATGCCGGCCCACTCTGAACCTCCGTAGTTAGCGTCGTCCTCGACGAAAGTGGTAGCGAGAATGTAGATCAGGGCGAGAACACCCAGGAATGCCGCAATGGCGTAAATGACTTTTGAACCAGCTCGCATGTTGTTCTCCTCGCCTTAAACGTTCTGGTTGGGGACGTCGAAGTTCTCGCCGTCGTTGGTCTGACGGGAAGAGTTGAACGGCCTGGTGGTCACCGCGAAGGGCTCCTCACCGATCGACGCCAGTGCCTCGGAGTTCGGGGCCTCCGGGTTGTCGAGACGGAACGCCATGTAGTCGGTGAACTGCTCGGGGGAGACAACACGGAGCTCGAAGTTCATCATCGCATGGTAGGTGCCGCACATCTCGGCGCAGCGGCCGACGAAGGCACCCTCTTCCTCGATGGCCTCGATCTGGAAGGAGCCCTGCTGCTGGTTCTGCTCCGGGTGGGCCATGACGTCACGCTTGAACAGGAACTCCGGGACCCAGAAGGAGTGGACCACGTCGCCGGAGGCCAGATCGAACTGGATTGTGGTGTTGGACGGGAGAACCAGAACCGGGACCTCCTCGGTGGTGCCGAGGGTCTCGACCTCGTTGTACCTCAGGTAGGACAGGTCACCCTTGGAGGTGCCGTGGATCGGGTTGGCGTTGCGCAGTTCCTCGGAGTCATGCTTGGTCTCCTCGGCGATGGCCTGACGCTCTTCGTCGATGCCATCGTATTCGGAGCCCGTCGGGCTCAGATCGGCGCCGATGTTCTGGTAACCGAACTTCCAGTTCCACTGGAAGGCCGTGACGTCGACTGTCACGTCCGGATCCTTGTCCAGGGCGACGACCTTCTGCTGCGTCTGGACGGTGAAGAAGAAGATCACCATGACGATGACGATCGGAATGATCGTCAGTGCCAGCTCAAGTGGAACGTTGTACTGGAGCTGCTTCGGGAACTCGCCCTTGCCCTGCTTCTCGGCCTTGCTGGCGCTCCACTTGAAGATCGCCCACAGGAACAGGGCCCACATGATCACGCCGATAATCCAGGCGGCGACCCAGACCCAGACCCAGAAGTTGTACATCGCCTCACCCTCAGGGGTGATGGGGTCCGGCCAGCCCATGTCCAGAATCCGGCTCACGGATTCCGGCGCGGCGATATCGCAGCCGGCCAGAGCCAAACCGCCGAGGGCCACAACGCCGGCGAGACCCGCCTTGCGGGCGAAGCCACGCTTATTTCGCTGTTCCACGTGTGTCTGCCTTCCTGTCCACACAAATTCTTTGAACACTTGTGAAGTATTCCTAACTAAGCAGGATAGTTCATGGACAGACTTCATCCACGCGGTTGTCTCCCGCCGAGCCGGATTCGCCCACAGAGGTGTCCCTATGAAGCACCCAGGATGTTACAGCCCATGTGCAGGAACCGGCGAATGTCCCCTTCCCCCTCACTACCCGGCTGTTAGACAATTCACAGGCGGAAATGGGTGGCATCATCCGAAAGTTCCCACCCATGGGGGGTTCTTTTCTCCCCCTCCCCCTTTTCCGGTCCTCCCCGGGGCCACCGACGGGAAGTGGGAGTATCCTCTACCGGTTGTCTCCGCCACACCGTCAGCACCTGAGACGCCGCCCTGTCCGTGGCGCGTTCACACCTTGTACCGGACGGGCCGTAAGGTGGGACCATCACTTCTCGCCTGTCCCATATATAGAGGAGAACATCAACCACCATGTGCGGGCTTCTTGGCATGCTGACGAGCAACGCGAATGCGGCACAGTTCACCGACGCCGTGGAAAGGGCACTGCCGTGCATGCGCCACCGCGGCCCCGACGAGGCCGGTAGCTGGCACGACGAGGACGTCGTCTACGGGTTCAACCGTCTGTCCATCATTGATCTGGAGCACTCCCACCAGCCGCTGCGGTGGGGGCCGGCCGAGTCGCCGGAGCGCTACGCGCTGACGTTCAACGGCGAGATCTACAACTACCTGGAACTGCGCGAGGAGCTCCAGGACCTCGGGTACACCTTCCACACCTCCGGCGACTCCGAGACGATCGTCGTCGGATACCACCACTGGGGAGAGAAGGTCGTCGAGCACCTGCGCGGCATGTTCGGCATCGCCATCTGGGACACCCGGGAGAAGGTGCTGTTCCTGGCGCGCGACCAGTTCGGCATCAAGCCGCTCTACTACGCCACGACCGCCGCCGGCACGGCCTTCAGCTCGGAGAAGAAGTCCCTCCTGGAGATGGCCCCGGAGCTGGGTCTAGATCTGGACCTTGACCGCCGCGCGATCGAGCATTACGTGGACCTGCAGTACGTCCCCGAGCCGGAGAGCCTGCACACCGGCATCCGCCGCCTCGAGTCCGGCTGCACCGCCACCCTGCGTCCGGGAGGGGAGGTCGTCGCCAGGCGCTACTTCAAGCCGAACTTCGACGTCACCCCGGTCCCCAAGGGCCGTGAACAGGACCTGTTCGACCGGATCGCCCACGCGTTGGAGGACTCCGTCGCCAAGCACATGCGCGCCGACGTCACGGTGGGCTCCTTCCTCTCCGGCGGCATCGACTCCACCGCCATCGCCGCCCTGGCCAAGCGCCACAACCCGGATCTGCTGACCTTCACCACCGGCTTCGAGCGCGAGGGCTACTCCGAGGTCGACGTCGCCGCCGAATCCGCCGCGGCCATCGGCGTCGAGCACATCGTCAAGGTCGTCTCCCCCGAGGAATACGCCGATGCCATCCCGAAGATCATGTGGTACCTCGACGACCCGGTCGCCGACCCGTCGCTGGTGCCGCTGTACTTCGTCGCGGCCGAGGCCCGCAAGCATGTCAAGGTCGTGCTCTCCGGCGAGGGCGCCGACGAGCTCTTCGGCGGCTACACCATCTACAAGGAGCCGCTGTCGCTCGCGCCCTTCGAGAAAATCCCCTCCCCGCTGCGCAAGGGGTTGCGGAAGCTCGGGCAGGTGCTCCCCGACGGCATGAAGGGCAAGTCTCTGCTCGATCGCGGCACCATGACCATGGAGGAGCGCTACTACGGCAACGCCCGCTCCTTCAATTTCGAGCAGCTGCAGCGCGTGCTGCCCTGGGCGAAGCCCGAGTGGGACCACCGCGAGGTCACTGCCCCGGTCTACGAGGTCAACAGACACATGGACCCGGTCGCCCGGATGCAGCACCTGGATCTGTTCACCTGGATGCGTGGCGACATCCTGGTCAAGGCCGACAAGATCAACATGGCCAACTCCCTGGAGCTGCGCGTGCCGTTCCTGGACAAGGAGGTCTTCAACGTCGCCCAGACCATCCCGCACGACCTGAAGATCGCTGACGGCACCACCAAGTACGCGCTGCGCAAGGCGCTCGAGCAGATCGTCCCGCCGCACGTGCTGCACCGCAGGAAGCTGGGTTTCCCGGTGCCGATGCGCCACTGGCTGGCCGGCGACGAGCTGTACGGCTGGGCCCAGGACACCATCACCGAGTCCCAGACTGATGAGATCTTCGACCGCGGGCAGGTCCTGGAGATGCTCAAGGAGCACCGCGACGGCGTCACCGACCACTCGCGCCGCCTGTGGACCGTGCTGGCGTTCATGGTCTGGCACGGCATCTTCATGGAGAAGCGCATCGATCCGAAGATCGAGCGGAAGGATTACCCGGTCGACCTCTGATCCTGGCTGACCGCCGACAGCTGACCGTCGGGTTTTGACGGCCCCCGCTCACCCTCCTCTCGGAGGGTGGGCGGGGGTCTCGTCTTGGGCGGGGGTCCGTTTCCCGTACCGTCACTGTGACGCCCGGGTCCGCGGTGCCGTCCCGCGCAGGGCACGTCGGCCGTCCCACGCTCCCCCGCGAACGCAAACGGCGCCCTCTCCCCACCTCGGGGAAGGGGCGCCGCAATTTCTGCGAACTGAAGATCCGAACTGAAGGCCTAGTTGAAAGAGTCGCCGCAGGCGCAGGAGCCGCCGGCGTTCGGGTTGTCGATGGTGAAACCCTGTGCCTCGATGGTGTCGGAGAAGTCGATGCGTGCACCGGTCAGGTACGGCACGGACATCTTGTCCACGGTCAGGCGCACACCGCCGACCTCGTCGACCTTGTCGCCGTCGAGGGAACGGTCGTCGAAGTAGAGCTGGTAGCGCAGACCGGCGCAGCCGCCCGGCTGAACAGCGATACGCAGGGACAGATCGTCGCGACCCTCCTGGTCGAGCAGGGCCTTGGCCTTGGCAGCCGCGGATTCGGTGAGGATCACACCGGTGCTGGAGGTCGGGGCAGTCATATTGTTCTCCTTGCCTGTGTTACTTCGTGGTGCGCCAGGAACTCCCCGGCCAGCGGGGAAGCCTTTGTTGTCGCCCACCCTACTCCGGATGAGAAGGTAACGGTACCCCACGGGTTAGTACGGGATGACCGGTGACGATGGTGCGCTCCCCGGCGCGGGGGCGGAACAACACCATCTTAATTCACGGGCTCACTCGGTATAAACGCCTGGAGGCCGACCCGTATTCCCTCTCGGCCACATTTGCCTTGTAGCCTTATGAGCGTGAAACTCCCCTGGCAGAAACCCGACGATTCCTCCCCGAACAAGGCCTCCTCGACCGCCGCCTCCGCGCTCGGCGCCGATGACACGGGCGCTGTGGCATCCGACGAGGCCGTTCCGCAGGAGAAGCGCCCCAAGGGCTACACCCCGCCGAAGGGCCGGCCCACCCCGAAGCGTCGCGAGGTCGAGATCGAGCGCGGCGTCATCCGCGATCCCAGCGGCGTGCCGCGCAATCAGGCGGAGGCGGCCGCCAGGCGCAAGGAACTGAAGAAGTCCATGTCCAAGGAGGAGTGGAAGGACTACAAGCGCAAGGAGCGCGAGGAGACCCGCCGCCGCCAGCGTGAGGCCCAGGCGGCCATGGATCGCGGCGAGGAGAAGTTCCTGCTGCCGCGCGACAAGGGTGAGGTCCGCCGCTACGTCCGCGACTGGGTGGACTCCCGCCGCTTCGTCAGCAACGCCGTCATGCCGGTCGCCCTGGTCCTGCTCCTGGTCCTGCTGCTCGGTTCCGCGCTGCCCACGCTG contains the following coding sequences:
- a CDS encoding c-type cytochrome, translating into MMETNSNNAEQSEKSTASAKKARNRRKLRRTGAGALALTLGLTGAGVLATALTPDAQVATAQRDDQAVIQEGKDLYDVACITCHGANLQGVPDRGPSLIGVGEGSVYFQVHSGRMPMMSNDAQAERKTPRYTEAQALALAAYVAANGGGPELVYNEDGTIAMESLRGSNYNGQIQPEDVARGSELFRMNCASCHNFTGQGGSLSSGKYAPPLDPANEQEIYQAMLTGPQNMPKFADRQLSAEEKKDIIAFIKSAGETPSPGGWSLGGLGPVAEGMFIWIVGITVLAGAAMWIGSRS
- a CDS encoding cytochrome c oxidase subunit 3, which codes for MTSAVSNQATTATPRVDALNRPNMVSVGTIVFLSQELMFFAGLFAMYFTSRANGQAGDWSEQTAHLNVVYGAIITAILITSSVTSQFGVFAAERGDVFKLRRWLGVTVALGVIFLGLVAFEYYEMISHGVTIQSSVFGSVFYIITGFHMAHVTAGIIAFIVVLLRITKAKFTPAQATAAMVTSYYWHFVDVIWIGVFIVIYLIQ
- a CDS encoding cytochrome c oxidase subunit 4, yielding MRAGSKVIYAIAAFLGVLALIYILATTFVEDDANYGGSEWAGITALVLSFGLAMMLAVYLNITERRADVLPEDWEEAEVEDKAGILGFFSPGSIWPVVMSASILVLAYGIAFWHYWMIALGAALLIWACTMLNLQYGMPREKH
- a CDS encoding cytochrome c oxidase subunit II, which codes for MEQRNKRGFARKAGLAGVVALGGLALAGCDIAAPESVSRILDMGWPDPITPEGEAMYNFWVWVWVAAWIIGVIMWALFLWAIFKWSASKAEKQGKGEFPKQLQYNVPLELALTIIPIVIVMVIFFFTVQTQQKVVALDKDPDVTVDVTAFQWNWKFGYQNIGADLSPTGSEYDGIDEERQAIAEETKHDSEELRNANPIHGTSKGDLSYLRYNEVETLGTTEEVPVLVLPSNTTIQFDLASGDVVHSFWVPEFLFKRDVMAHPEQNQQQGSFQIEAIEEEGAFVGRCAEMCGTYHAMMNFELRVVSPEQFTDYMAFRLDNPEAPNSEALASIGEEPFAVTTRPFNSSRQTNDGENFDVPNQNV
- the asnB gene encoding asparagine synthase (glutamine-hydrolyzing), giving the protein MCGLLGMLTSNANAAQFTDAVERALPCMRHRGPDEAGSWHDEDVVYGFNRLSIIDLEHSHQPLRWGPAESPERYALTFNGEIYNYLELREELQDLGYTFHTSGDSETIVVGYHHWGEKVVEHLRGMFGIAIWDTREKVLFLARDQFGIKPLYYATTAAGTAFSSEKKSLLEMAPELGLDLDLDRRAIEHYVDLQYVPEPESLHTGIRRLESGCTATLRPGGEVVARRYFKPNFDVTPVPKGREQDLFDRIAHALEDSVAKHMRADVTVGSFLSGGIDSTAIAALAKRHNPDLLTFTTGFEREGYSEVDVAAESAAAIGVEHIVKVVSPEEYADAIPKIMWYLDDPVADPSLVPLYFVAAEARKHVKVVLSGEGADELFGGYTIYKEPLSLAPFEKIPSPLRKGLRKLGQVLPDGMKGKSLLDRGTMTMEERYYGNARSFNFEQLQRVLPWAKPEWDHREVTAPVYEVNRHMDPVARMQHLDLFTWMRGDILVKADKINMANSLELRVPFLDKEVFNVAQTIPHDLKIADGTTKYALRKALEQIVPPHVLHRRKLGFPVPMRHWLAGDELYGWAQDTITESQTDEIFDRGQVLEMLKEHRDGVTDHSRRLWTVLAFMVWHGIFMEKRIDPKIERKDYPVDL
- a CDS encoding HesB/IscA family protein, with product MTAPTSSTGVILTESAAAKAKALLDQEGRDDLSLRIAVQPGGCAGLRYQLYFDDRSLDGDKVDEVGGVRLTVDKMSVPYLTGARIDFSDTIEAQGFTIDNPNAGGSCACGDSFN
- a CDS encoding DUF3043 domain-containing protein, which produces MKLPWQKPDDSSPNKASSTAASALGADDTGAVASDEAVPQEKRPKGYTPPKGRPTPKRREVEIERGVIRDPSGVPRNQAEAAARRKELKKSMSKEEWKDYKRKEREETRRRQREAQAAMDRGEEKFLLPRDKGEVRRYVRDWVDSRRFVSNAVMPVALVLLLVLLLGSALPTLANVTSLAGMVLILVFLVEGIWLGRSVNKSVRAKFPGTTETGFALGFYAYSRATQPRKWRTPKPRVKIGDQV